The segment TTAGCAAACTGCTTGGCTATAAACTTACTCGACATCAGGTAAGTTATATCCACATACATCCTGTAGGCATTATGTTTCACGAAACTGTTGGTCAAAAGGTTTTTCTTTCGCGCGGTTATGACATTGATGATTGTTGGAAACATAGTGCTCATTATACTAAAACCAAGCGGTGTAAAAGGTTCTTTCATTCCAAGCATCACAGTTCCTGTATTTAAATAAGCTCTAAACTTGTCATCCCTTTCAAAGGCATCCATCGGAAACAAGGTTGTGATGTCCCGTGACTGAAGCAAGAATAACTTACAGCTTGTATCAAAAGCAAATTCAATATCCTGGGGCTTTCCAAAAAATGCTTCCGTTTTTCCACAGACTTCAAGCAATTTTTTAAGCATAGAGCCATCCAAAGAATTTTCTTTTAAGGTTGATTCTATGATTTCTCCACTGCTCTTATCTACAAGATAGTGATCCGGTGTTACCTGACCACTCACAATCGCTTCTCCAAGACCAAAGGCTGTGTTTAAGACCAACTCGTCTCTCACACCACTCACCGGATTCGAGGTGAAGGCAATCCCTGATACATGTGAATTAACCATCTCTTGAACAACCACCGCATGGGAATAGCCTTCAGTAATTTTGTTCTTCAAACGATACTCTATGGCTCTTTCATTATTGAGTGAATCCCAGCACCCGCGAATCCTCTCTTTTAAGTCATCCCTAGTTACTTCTAGATAGGTGGAGTACTGACCCGCGAAACTAAGACCAGGCAAGTCCTCAACCGTTGAACTACTTCTAACCGCAACTAGTCCACTCTCCATTTTGTCAAAGGCTTTGTATACCTCTTCCATCAAGGTCTCATCTACTGACTCCAATGAACCATAAGTATCATATGCCGTTGAAAGAATCACAAATCCATTGGGAACTTGCATGCCTTGATTAAACATTTTCGCTAAGTTATAACCCTTACCACCGACTAGTTCAAAATCAGCTTCTGTAATGTCCTTAAACCATTTAATCATTTATAACATCCCCTCTCTTACAATCTTTTTCATTGACTGTAAATAAGCATCTCCCATCTCAACTAAACGAATCCTTCCACTCTCAATGCCTAGCTGACTGTTGATCAGCTCTTCGTCAAACTTGAGCATATCATAAAATTCATCTTCATTATCTTTGACGCCAGTAAAGATGCGCCTAGACATCTGGTGAAATTTTATTACTTCCCTACTCCATAGGGCGCCCAACTGTTTAGGGTATTGAACTTGAAATTCACCGCTCTCTATTCCTTGCTTAATCAAGTGATGATAGAAATCAGCTGTTTGCTCTTCAAATGCTTCCGCCATTCGTTTTAACAAAACATGATTGCCCTTGAATGTATAGAGCTTTTTAAGCTTATTCCAGTCTTTTGCCGATTCCTTCTTTGCTTCGTTCAACCGATAAAAGGATTCGCTCAACTTTGCCACCGCAGTAGTTGAGTCGTCATCTAAAACTTCCTTGTAATAAAGCACTATTTCTTCTATTGATGCAAAGATGATCTTTTCGAGAATCTCATCTTTTGACTTGAAGTGATGGTAAAATCCACCTTTGGATGCACCCGCACCTTTGATAATATCTGCTATGGTCGTCTTGTCATATCCCTTTGTTGCGAATAAGTCATAAGCCACCTCAACTATTTTGTCCTTTAATTCCATAAT is part of the Fusibacter sp. A1 genome and harbors:
- a CDS encoding TetR/AcrR family transcriptional regulator — encoded protein: MELKDKIVEVAYDLFATKGYDKTTIADIIKGAGASKGGFYHHFKSKDEILEKIIFASIEEIVLYYKEVLDDDSTTAVAKLSESFYRLNEAKKESAKDWNKLKKLYTFKGNHVLLKRMAEAFEEQTADFYHHLIKQGIESGEFQVQYPKQLGALWSREVIKFHQMSRRIFTGVKDNEDEFYDMLKFDEELINSQLGIESGRIRLVEMGDAYLQSMKKIVREGML